In Acidimicrobiales bacterium, a genomic segment contains:
- a CDS encoding molybdenum cofactor biosynthesis protein MoaE, whose amino-acid sequence MGTPPTGDTWLALTSEPLPVGAAADWAVLPRCGAVVLFSGTARDHAEGRPGVSLLEYEAYEEQVVPRLAAIAGDCRARWPDLGRVALLHRVGPVPVGESSVVVAVSAPHRQEAFAAARHAIDTLKATVPIWKRETWEGGSAWGLDAKAVGDVAEVARG is encoded by the coding sequence GTGGGCACCCCGCCGACCGGCGACACCTGGCTGGCGCTGACCAGCGAGCCGCTCCCCGTCGGCGCGGCCGCCGACTGGGCCGTGCTGCCCCGCTGCGGCGCGGTCGTGCTGTTCTCCGGCACGGCCAGGGACCACGCCGAGGGCCGGCCAGGGGTGAGCCTGCTCGAGTACGAGGCCTACGAGGAGCAGGTCGTGCCCCGGCTGGCGGCGATCGCCGGCGACTGCAGGGCCCGCTGGCCCGACCTCGGACGGGTGGCGCTGCTCCACCGGGTCGGGCCCGTGCCCGTCGGGGAGTCCTCGGTCGTCGTCGCCGTCTCCGCGCCCCACCGCCAGGAGGCCTTCGCCGCCGCCCGCCACGCCATCGACACGCTGAAGGCCACCGTCCCCATCTGGAAGCGGGAGACCTGGGAGGGCGGCAGCGCCTGGGGCCTCGACGCCAAGGCCGTCGGCGACGTCGCCGAGGTGGCCCGTGGGTAG
- a CDS encoding rod shape-determining protein translates to MARDLAIDLGTANTLVYAKGKGIVLNEPSVIALNSQTGEVLAMGREAWQMIGRTPGYIVAVRPLRQGAITDFDITQRMIRLLLQRAGVSKFNRPRVVICVPSAITEVERRAVTEAARRAGAADAQLLEQPMAAAIGAGLPINEPLGNMVVDVGGGTSETAVISLGGVVALQAIRVGSFDVDSSIQTFIRREYGIAVGERTAEEIKMAIGSAWPTDDEMKAEVRGRDLMTGLPKTVILSPEEVREAIEEQVSTIVDSVVQCLGQAPPELAQDLIAHGMYLVGGGGMLRGLDRRIAEETEIPVHLVDAPLECVVLGAGRVIEAYDALKVMFMGARR, encoded by the coding sequence CTGGCCCGCGACCTCGCCATCGACCTCGGCACCGCCAACACGCTCGTCTACGCCAAGGGCAAGGGCATCGTCCTCAACGAGCCCTCGGTGATCGCCCTGAACAGCCAGACCGGCGAGGTGCTGGCGATGGGCCGCGAGGCGTGGCAGATGATCGGCAGGACCCCCGGCTACATCGTCGCCGTCCGCCCGCTGCGCCAGGGCGCCATCACGGACTTCGACATCACCCAGCGCATGATCCGCCTGCTGCTCCAGCGGGCCGGGGTGAGCAAGTTCAACCGGCCGCGGGTGGTGATCTGCGTGCCGTCGGCCATCACCGAGGTCGAGCGCCGGGCCGTGACCGAGGCGGCCAGGCGGGCCGGGGCGGCCGACGCCCAGCTGCTCGAGCAGCCCATGGCCGCGGCCATCGGCGCCGGCCTGCCCATCAACGAGCCGCTCGGCAACATGGTCGTGGACGTGGGCGGCGGCACGTCGGAGACGGCCGTCATCAGCCTCGGCGGGGTCGTCGCCCTCCAGGCCATCCGGGTCGGCTCCTTCGACGTCGACAGCTCCATCCAGACCTTCATCCGCCGGGAGTACGGCATCGCCGTCGGGGAGCGGACGGCCGAGGAGATCAAGATGGCGATCGGCTCGGCGTGGCCGACCGACGACGAGATGAAGGCCGAGGTCCGGGGCCGCGACCTCATGACCGGCCTGCCAAAGACCGTGATCCTCTCGCCCGAGGAGGTGCGGGAGGCGATCGAGGAGCAGGTGAGCACGATCGTGGACTCGGTCGTGCAGTGCCTCGGCCAGGCCCCGCCCGAGCTGGCCCAGGACCTCATCGCCCACGGCATGTACCTGGTCGGAGGGGGCGGGATGCTGCGCGGCCTCGACCGCCGCATCGCGGAGGAGACCGAGATCCCCGTCCACCTCGTCGACGCCCCGTTGGAGTGCGTCGTGCTCGGCGCCGGCCGCGTGATCGAGGCCTACGACGCCCTGAAGGTGATGTTCATGGGAGCCCGCCGGTAG